DNA from Candidatus Margulisiibacteriota bacterium:
ATTTGAGATAACTTCAGGCATTAGAAGCGTCTTGCCGCAATTCAGCTTGGTTTTGTGAGAATAAAGATACGGTATAACTGCCCAACAACTCCGCAAAACCCCGTTTGGATAATCCCACTACATCCGCCGCTTGCCCAAGCGACAAAGCTTTTCTCTCATATAACTTAGCAGCCAGCATTGTTTTTAACTCTGATTCTGTAGCGTTGGCCGTATCCGGCAAACTTATATTAAGACTGACATTTCTCATAAAAATTGCCCTTTAACGCAGTATAACATATCTCGACAAAAAATAAATCCATGTCTTTTATATCGACGCATATAGTAGAAATATGTATTAATTTTTTCTGGGCTTTTGGGTGAATTACCGATTAGACTGAAGCGTGAGCGCATAAATCCGCTAAAATTGAGTATAATAATACATATAACAAAATTGACATTATTTCCCAAAGAGGTACAATATAGTCAACGGTCTTGATGGTGCGGCAGAGGAATGAGCGTGTCTGTTGCGGTAATTTTGGATAAATCGATACTCTTTCCAAAAACCATCAAGACTCATTTTTTCTAGTCTTAAAGGCGGTTAAAAGAAATTTTAATTTATTTCCATAAATTTCAGGCGCAATGACTGCCATTTTGTTTTTATATAAAATCTCAAACCGCCCAGACCTGCCTTTAGCAATTACGCCATTTTCTATAACATCCGGGATGTCTGACAAAAACTCTTTTGTGTCAATTTTTTCCTGAGAGCGCCTTTTGACAATATGCGCCAGTCCTGCATTTTCGTCACCCCAGATTAAAGCAATCTCGCCAATATCCTCGCGGTGAAAAGAATCCGATACATAGCCCTGTTTTTCTCTTAGCAATTTATTTACGGCATCCCGGCCTTTGTATTCCTTAAATTCAGTTCCCAAAAATTTTTTGAACTCCTGTTCGAACATCTTAGACGTATTTTCCTCGGCTTGACTGGACTCTGTCAACTTAGCGCGCTCCCCACTTTAAAAACCCTATGTTTCTTTGCGGGCAGAGCGTTGACATACTCGATCTGAATAAGCCTGGACATTCTGGATTTGAGGAGTGCAAATTAAACTATGGTGAGGTCTTGACTTTTTTTGCTTAGTCTTTATACTTACCATAATTAAGAATGATTACTATTATTGATTTATAGGACGAGCGGGGATTGAGAAGCGGCAATTAATAAGAATCCTTAAAACAAAGAGGTTATTTTTATGCCAGGACGTTTAAAGGGCAAAGTGGCTATTATTACGGGCGGCACCAGCGGCATTGGTCTGGCCACCGCTCAGGAGTTTGTCCGGGAAGGCGCTAAAGTCGTGATCACCGGCCGCCGCGCGGATGTTGGCCAAAAAGCGGCGGAGTCTGTCGGCGGCCCGGAGTTGATTCGTTATCTGCAGCAGGATACTTCTGCGGAAAAAGGCTGGGCGGATCTTTTTGCGCAGGTTATTAAATGGTACGGCGCGGTGCAGATCTTGGTGAACAGCGCCGGCGTTGCCATAAGCGGAGACATAGAACACCTCAGTTTGGAAGACTGGCGTAAAACTATGGCTATCAATCTGGACGGCGGTTATTTGGCGCAGTAACACCGCGGGTTTTAAGAGGTCGAAAAATGGACAAAACAGTCTTGTACAAACTTTCTTACGGGCTTTATGTGATCGGAATAAAAACGCCGCAGTGGTTCGGCGGCTGCGTGGTGGACGCGGTCGCGCAGGTGGACGGCGGTTATTTGCTTGAAAGAAAATTTGACCAATGAGCTGCTTAAAACGGAAAAAGAATTTACCTTATCTGTCCTGCTGTTTTAGGTTTGTTGTGTTATAATTTCCCCCAATTATGCAGGCAAAATTGCAGGAACTTCAGGCTGGCGCGCTGTCCGCCGCGGCCAAAGTCGACAGCATTAAATCTCTGGAAGATTTGCGGATAAAATATCTGGGCAAAAAAGGCGAGCTGACGGCGATCTTGAGCGGACTGGGCGGTTTGTCCCAGGCCGAGCGGCCGCTGATCGGCAGGCTCAGCAACGAAGTAAAGGCCGCGATCACCGCCGCGCTGGACAGCCGTCTGGCCGAACTGGAAAATCAGGAAATACAGCAAAAACTGGCCGCGGAAACCATAGATATTACTTTGCCGGGGCGGCGTATTCCGGCCGGCCGGCCGCATATTTTGACCGCGGCGCGTGAAGAGATCGTCGAGATTTTTAGCGCGCTGGGCTACACGGTCGCTGACGGCCCGGAGCTGGAGGACGACTTTCATAATTTCGAGGCTTTGAATATTCCCAAAGACCATCCCGCGCGCGACATGCATGACACTTTTTATGTCGATGACGGCCGCGTCCTGCGCACGCATACTTCACCGGTGCAGATCCGTCTTCTGGAAAAAGGCCTCCTGCCGCTCAAAGCCATTATGCCCGGGCGCGTTTACCGCTGCGACGCTGATGTTACGCATTCGCCAGTCTTCCATCAGGTCGAAGGTCTGGTCGTTGGCGAGAATATTACTTTTGGTGATCTGAAAGGCACGCTGGAATTATTTTTAAAAAGAATGTTCGGCGCGCAGCGCAAGGTGCGTTTTCGCAATTCGTTTTTCCCGTTTACCGAGCCGTCCGCCGAAGTCGACGTGGAATGTTTTGTCTGCGGCGGCCTGGGCTGCGCGCTGTGCAAACACACCGGCTGGATCGAGATTTTGGGCAGCGGCTCCGTCGACCCCAATGTTTTTCAAGCGGTGCATATTGATCCCGAAAAATACACAGGCTTCGCTTTTGGCCTCGGTATCGAGCGCATCGCCATGCTCAAATACGGCGTCAAAGACATTCGTTTGTTTTACGCTTCAGACTTGCGTTTTTTGCGGCAATTTTAGGAGAATTATGCGCGTATCGTTAAATTGGCTAAAAGATTACGTTGAAATAAAACAGACTCCGCAGGAGCTGTACGAGCTTTTCAATGCCAAAATTTTGGAAGTGGAAAGTTTTCAAGCGGGCGGCGCGGTCAAAGGCGTGGTTGTCGCGCAGATAAAAGAGGCTGGCAAACATCCGCAGGCCGATAAACTGCAGGTGCTGAAAGTCGACACGGGGCGGGAGGAATTGCAGATCGTCTGTGGCGCGCCCAATGCGCGGGCGGGTTTGA
Protein-coding regions in this window:
- a CDS encoding SDR family NAD(P)-dependent oxidoreductase, with amino-acid sequence MPGRLKGKVAIITGGTSGIGLATAQEFVREGAKVVITGRRADVGQKAAESVGGPELIRYLQQDTSAEKGWADLFAQVIKWYGAVQILVNSAGVAISGDIEHLSLEDWRKTMAINLDGGYLAQ
- the pheS gene encoding phenylalanine--tRNA ligase subunit alpha, encoding MQAKLQELQAGALSAAAKVDSIKSLEDLRIKYLGKKGELTAILSGLGGLSQAERPLIGRLSNEVKAAITAALDSRLAELENQEIQQKLAAETIDITLPGRRIPAGRPHILTAAREEIVEIFSALGYTVADGPELEDDFHNFEALNIPKDHPARDMHDTFYVDDGRVLRTHTSPVQIRLLEKGLLPLKAIMPGRVYRCDADVTHSPVFHQVEGLVVGENITFGDLKGTLELFLKRMFGAQRKVRFRNSFFPFTEPSAEVDVECFVCGGLGCALCKHTGWIEILGSGSVDPNVFQAVHIDPEKYTGFAFGLGIERIAMLKYGVKDIRLFYASDLRFLRQF
- a CDS encoding UPF0175 family protein, which translates into the protein MRNVSLNISLPDTANATESELKTMLAAKLYERKALSLGQAADVVGLSKRGFAELLGSYTVSLFSQNQAELRQDASNA